The Coffea arabica cultivar ET-39 chromosome 9e, Coffea Arabica ET-39 HiFi, whole genome shotgun sequence genome has a window encoding:
- the LOC140014794 gene encoding uncharacterized protein, which produces MAVTETTVKNDSEVRVPPNLDRKSCESGSRAKLLVSNGCNKRKAEFVLDGEREKRKRLDPVVKQQCRTILETLITHPTGWIFRTPVDPVALNIPDYFSIILHPMDLGTIKSKLAGNRYFSAEEFASDVKLTFSNAMLYNPPDNPVHRMAKELECVFIRRWKLLEAKWKRETACAQQDTFSSKSEKTAQNTMRAFDKKSLEQISSGLEKNAQNRAKPSYKEPQGLISNGIEKKAQDTRKAFCKNSQGIVSNESEKNAQNTKKAFCKNSQGLISGKFEKNAQCKKSDTVLVAKRSMLLEERQKLKKDLIEMLKGKVNGKLQTVLQKFGFFDIRKEKIDVNIDDLQDDILWELKRVLKDSSDASSAKESKDKMLSTQTKIQHRESKVIQDRETKTIQDCQSKTMSTHSCRVNADSVCQLTEGSGSGEDEEYTWPSSGLSTTITSVISGECWTPLIDDEQALKKALRIAKLKSRFAETISKANGDKTDAEQERERVKRLQREEELFKARIREEQLKKEAELKRQRDKEREAARLALQLMEKAVQLEDNLMTLKELEMLTQCSPTFILHGCCPVMVLRRLETGEILNPLERLGLHIKDDFLEEDDDEETFLSWEGEEGEILG; this is translated from the coding sequence ATGGCTGTTACAGAGACTACAGTCAAGAACGACTCGGAGGTTAGAGTGCCGCCGAATTTAGATAGAAAATCATGTGAATCGGGGTCACGTGCCAAACTCTTGGTCTCGAATGGCTGTAACAAGCGTAAAGCTGAATTTGTGCTAGATGGTGAAagggagaaaaggaagagattggACCCTGTCGTGAAGCAGCAGTGTCGAACTATTCTGGAAACGTTGATTACTCATCCTACTGGATGGATTTTTAGGACTCCGGTGGACCCTGTTGCATTGAATATTCCTGATTACTTTTCCATAATCTTGCATCCGATGGATTTGGGGACAATAAAGTCGAAGTTGGCTGGTAATAGATACTTCAGTGCTGAAGAGTTTGCATCTGATGTCAAGCTGACCTTCTCAAATGCCATGCTGTATAATCCTCCTGATAATCCAGTTCATCGCATGGCAAAGGAACTAGAGTGCGTTTTCATAAGAAGATGGAAGCTTCTGGAAGCTAAATGGAAACGTGAGACAGCATGTGCTCAGCAGGACACTTTTTCAAGTAAGAGTGAAAAGACTGCTCAAAATACTATGAGGGCTTTTGATAAGAAGTCACTGGAGCAGATTTCAAGTGGCCTTGAAAAGAATGCTCAAAATAGAGCAAAGCCTTCCTATAAGGAGCCACAGGGGCTGATTTCAAATGGAATTGAAAAGAAGGCTCAAGATACTAGAAAGGCTTTCTGTAAGAATTCACAGGGCATCGTttcaaatgaaagtgaaaagaatGCTCAAAATACTAAAAAGGCTTTCTGTAAGAATTCACAGGGCCTGATTTCAGGTAAATTTGAAAAGAATGCTCAGTGTAAGAAATCAGATACGGTCTTGGTCGCAAAGAGGTCAATGTTATTGGAGGAAAGGCAGAAGCTTAAGAAAGATCTCATAGAAATGTTGAAGGGAAAGGTGAATGGAAAGTTGCAGACTGTCCTTCAAAAATTTGGTTTCTTTGacattagaaaagaaaagattgatgTGAACATTGACGATCTTCAAGATGACATCTTATGGGAGTTGAAGAGAGTACTGAAAGATTCTTCAGATGCAAGTTCTGCGAAAGAGAGCAAAGATAAAATGTTGTCGACTCAGACGAAAATTCAGCACCGTGAAAGTAAAGTCATTCAGGACCGTGAAACTAAAACTATTCAGGACTGTCAAAGTAAAACTATGTCAACCCACTCATGCAGGGTGAATGCGGATTCTGTTTGCCAATTAACTGAAGGTTCTGGAAGTGGTGAGGATGAAGAATACACATGGCCCAGCTCTGGTCTTTCAACAACAATAACTTCAGTTATTTCGGGTGAATGCTGGACTCCTCTTATTGATGATGAGCAAGCTCTGAAGAAAGCTTTACGCATTGCAAAGCTCAAAAGCCGCTTTGCAGAAACTATTTCTAAAGCAAATGGTGATAAAACAGATGCTGagcaagaaagagagagagtgaaaaGACTGCAACGTGAAGAGGAGCTATTTAAGGCACGAATAAGAGAGGAGCAGTTAAAGAAAGAGGCTGAATTGAAGAGGCAGAGGGACAAAGAAAGAGAAGCTGCTCGGCTTGCATTGCAATTGATGGAAAAGGCTGTTCAGCTGGAGGATAATCTGATGACTTTGAAGGAGCTTGAGATGCTCACTCAGTGTTCTCCCACCTTTATTCTCCATGGGTGTTGTCCTGTGATGGTTCTAAGACGTTTAGAAACTGGTGAAATCTTGAACCCCTTGGAACGGTTAGGCTTGCACATAAAGGATGATTTCTTGGAGGAGGATGACGATGAGGAAACATTCTTGAGTTGGGAAGGTGAAGAAGGGGAGATCCTCGGATGA